In Aedes albopictus strain Foshan chromosome 3, AalbF5, whole genome shotgun sequence, the genomic window TTTATTTCCAATCCAAGTGTCGGGGAACGATTGTTTACATACATTTACAAATTAGTATCAACAAACGTGGGAGATATTTATAGCTTAATGACTTTGAAAAAGCCTCCCGCAATACCAATCAAACGATATTATTacattgaagcatgcaactttgcACATATAATTTGCCATCCTCATTATAGTCAATGCAACAGTCAATGCTTCACCATGGATCGTCGAGTTACTGTGTTTCTAATTGTAGCAGCTCTCTCCGTTGCATTCCAAGTGGTCCACTCAGCGGTAATTATTTCGACTGATATCGGAAATTTTCCACTCACTCCCACAATATTTTTTTCCTTCCCGCATAGTTGTACGAGATAAGGATTGACTCCTTTGAACCGTACTCGGGGACTGACCCAACCTTCATCGACTATGGAACGCTGCGAGTTTCCAAGAAAAGTCGAAACGTGTTCGTCATAGATGGGAAATTCGAGATATTCCAGAACGGAGGTGACGAAACCAGGATCATCTATCAGATCTTTTTTGGGGACCAGCGGCAGCCGATGTTGTCCGGGGATGTTGGATATTGCGAATCGATCAACAATGATGGAGTGATATTGACAAAGTTGCGGGAAGTTTCCAACATACCGGAGAAGGGAGTTTGTCCGTACCCGAAGGGCGTGTACCACATCGACAAGTACCAACTGGACGAGTCGCAAATCCCACCGATGCTGCCACCCGGAAAGTACACTTTGATGGTGCAAATGGTGCTGAACCAGCAGATTAAAGGCGGATACAAGCTGAAGGTTACAATAAATTAGAATAAGATGGATCCGATATGTAAATAAATGTTTACCATAAAATATGGCATTGGTGATTCTCGCTGAAATGACAGTTGCTCTTCTTATTGGCCGGAACGATGAAATATCGATGGAAACGTGAGCCAACCTTCCAGTCTCCCATACATTTTTTGCAGACGCGAagaaaatgaagaagaagaaCTATAAGAATACGAAGTATAAAAAGGACAGGCTTACCAATTCCCAGTAcctagtaacattttgatggccaattagtcttgtagaggttttcagaaccgtcataaaacctaataccttttcattttggttttatgatggttataaGAACCTTGTagtcttttttttcaaattaaaaactgTTACTACGAGTAGGAGCATAGACCTAGAAGTAGAAAATAAGAGATCAGTGATGCAAACAACTTGACTGGATAACAAGAAATACAATCTCCAGTTGCTTATTCTGGACCAGCACATCATTCCTTCTAGGGCTACATTAATGGTAAACTTTCGAAATCTATAAAACTGGGAAATAGGCGTACTTGCTCTTGTTGGCGTAGTATCCCAACCTAGGTTgcaactgggacaaagtctgcttctcagctcagtgaactttgaacattttcacTGTTATTAACAGAGAGGCTTAAGGTGTTATCAAGTTTCCTTAAGTAGTCCCTTGCTGATACTCAATGCTGAAATACTTTTCATTCCATCCATTCCATTTCTTTTCGATATGTGTACTTTTCGTACAGATCCGCTAAGCATGATCACAATAAATCGAAGATTTATCATCTTAAAGCAAGCAATAATTCAAATACATGTCTCTGCCTCTATCACTGCCGCCCCGTAAAATCCGCACCCAAAAAGCAAACTGCCAAAGACTGTGCTGCCGAGATTTTCACGCCAAACACTCCCAATACTTCATTACTATTTCAAGTGTGACAGGCCAGGCAGGCAGCTCGTGCCTGCTCATACATGCTCCTCACAAATATAGCTACTCAATTCGGAAAGACTGTGCCTGGCTCTGGCATGCACCACCTCCACCTGTCAAAGGAGATTTTCACGCACTTACCCCTGCTCCCATAGATAtctatacagtggcgtttcggttttatcactagtcgttttaatcactgctcgatcaaattcacggttttctattcgattttatcacgattttcatttcgtttttatcacacttgttcgaAAACATTCCGAAACCAATATTAAATCAATTCAGCATTGCCCAGTCCACTAAAACTggtaaaaaatgtgaactacgactcatatattttgcagctgaatgatttagaataaaaaaaattacatttatttctcgtttcgtcaaattcacggtttcgtttatttcacggtaaaattttttttgaccgtgataaaaccgaaaaaccactgtacttcTTCTTAGTTGTTTCCAGGAGCAATCGTCTTTCCACGCGACCAGAATTCGGGAGTCGTCGTCGCGCCGCGTTCGCTTTCCGCTGGAATGTCAATGATATATGGGCGGCTAGGCGATACGATACGTTAATATTTCGGAAACTGGCGGTGATGGAGGGTGGTGGATGGGAACGACGTGAGGATCGTTCTTCTTATTGTTGATTTATTATCTGTGAAGGATATTTATTTCGAATGGCCCGTCACATTGGTGGAGGAGAAAGGATTTGCTTGAATGGTACCGTTGGTATGAGGGGCCGATAGAAGAGTTTACCACTGTAACTGAcagttgagatatttttgaataaactaaATATGGAACAAAAACGTACGATGTCATAGAAAGTTTTACATGTTTTGAATAATTTAGAAAATGTTATAACGTACAGTTTCTACAATACACCTACCtatcttaccggtcagactaaggcataagtgtcctctgctgtacataggagtcgtctccattcggcTCGGCCCATGGctgcgtgtctccagttccgcactctgcgtagggtccgcagatcgtccttcacttggtcgaccaacctagctcgctgcgcaccacgccttcttgtaccggtcggatgactctcgagaaccattttaatcgggttgctatccaacatcctgatgacgtgtccCGCactccgtagcctcccgattttcgcggttcgCGTcctagatgatacgcaacaccttccgtttgaaaacttcaagggcgcgttggtcctctgaacgtagagtccatgcttcgtgcccaaggaggactaccggtctaatcagcgttttgtagatagttaacttcgtgtgacggcgaactttgttcgatcgtagaattctCCGGAGTCttaagtaagctcgatttcctgccacaatgcgtctctgaatttctctgctggtgtcgttgtcgacggtcaccagctctagcgtgcgcagctttttcttttttctcactcactctcgtaaagagacacgcgaaagaaacagataacaGAAGGGGCACTttgcccctcttttatctcgctctttcttgcgttcaacaaaatgaacgagcgagaaaaaagaaaaggctgcgcacgcaagtggtcaccagtgagcccaagtacttacatggattcttcaaccgcctcgattttatcaccgtccgtcgatagaaattcgaatTCCTTTGTCATCAtgaactttgtcttcgacacattaatggctaatccgattcgccaggtctccgccatcgtctcaaattttccAGCTATAATataaatatcatcagcgaaaccaagcaactgaacggacttcgtgaaaatcgttccacttgtgtttatccccactctcattattacaccctctaaagcaatgttaaaaagcaggcacgaaagaccatcaccttgccgtaaccctcggcgagattcgaagggactcacgcgagagtgtccctgatactcaagcTACGCAcatcatcgtcgccttgatcaatcgtatcagttaatccgagaatccgtattcgtttataatctgccataactattctcgatcaattgtatcatacgccgatttgaaatcgatgaacaagttagggctcattcaaatattacgtaacgcaaaggggggagggagggggtctaacactgtgttacgcttcatacaaaatttcaaatttttatcatacaaaagttgttacgtgggggagggagggggtctgaaattgtcaaattttgcgttacgtaatatttgaatgaacccttatgtgtggacacgttgtattcgcgacatttctgcaacacctggcggatggcgaacatctggtccgttgtagcacgttcgtttacccataaatccagcctgatattgcaacacgaactctcttgcaatcggtgatagacg contains:
- the LOC109428614 gene encoding uncharacterized protein LOC109428614; this translates as MTLKKPPAIPIKRYYYIEACNFAHIICHPHYSQCNSQCFTMDRRVTVFLIVAALSVAFQVVHSALYEIRIDSFEPYSGTDPTFIDYGTLRVSKKSRNVFVIDGKFEIFQNGGDETRIIYQIFFGDQRQPMLSGDVGYCESINNDGVILTKLREVSNIPEKGVCPYPKGVYHIDKYQLDESQIPPMLPPGKYTLMVQMVLNQQIKGGYKLKVTIN